One Glycine max cultivar Williams 82 chromosome 8, Glycine_max_v4.0, whole genome shotgun sequence genomic window, ATATTTATTGGttgaaaaaattattccttAAAATATACTACTgcttaaatcattttaattctaTGGGTATTTgtggaataaaatttaaatttaagatattattacttaatttaACTAACTTTATTAGTCTTAATTATATCATAAATGCTAACAAGTCTCTTTCTTTCTAACACTCATTTTGAAGACTCTtatagattaaaatttatataaaattatcatttttttagattttatttttcatttaatgatTCTTTCACTTGATtacatattaaatgaaaaataaaatatatcaaaattgatATAAGCTAACCTTCCTGTtagttatttgtttctttttacttAGCAAAAAGGGAATTGAGACTCCCACATcaactataaatataataaagataaataagTGAGAATAACTCGCCATGAATTAACTAATAGTATAAAACAAacgacaacaataataaaaaaaaaatagaaaaggagaaTACTAGActcaataaaccaaaaaaaattcttcagccatggttttgtttgtttatgCATACTTCTCCCTATAAAGGAGAGTTCACAATTCAGTTTAAATGCAAGCACCTCCGCGTATATAGCTTTGCTTCATATCTGGTCTCTTACTTTCTGCATACTTTCAAGCATCTTTTcccatctctttctctctcactgATTTGAAATTTTGAGTAACCATGGCCTTCTGTGGTGGTACTTTCGTTAAGCCAAACTATTCTGCGTCCCCATGTTACAAATATACAGCTCTAAGTCCATACCATGGCTGCAGAAACAAGGTTGGTGAATTACATGTACAATTCTACATGTCTGTACTCTGTAACAACGGTTTCAGTTGCCCTTTATGATATTCTTTTCTGTTCCTCTGATTTGATTCCATAAGGGGTCACACTTGTTTtgttagtaaaaaaacaaagaccATGAATTTTTCACCGATGGTGCAATgatggatgatgatgatgtgtAATTGTGTTTGTGTCAGTTCTGTGTGAGAGTTTCAGCAAGTGGCTCAGCTGATGAGGAAAGGACTAttataaagaaagagaaagatggGTGGAAGATCAATTACTCAGGAGAGAAACCAGCAACACCACTGTTGGACACTGTCAACCACCCAATTCACATGAAGAATCTGTCAACACAGGTTAATAACTGAAACCGAGAATTATTTGTTCAGGGCCATGGCTTAGCATATTTCTTGCCTGTGGTTgacacaactttttttttcttttcttttctgattTTTGTTGATTTGTATGTCAAAAAATCTTTGCTTTTATCTGTCAGGATCTTGAGCAACTTGCAGCAGAGCTGAGGGCAGATATTGTACACAGTGTGTCAGAAACTGGTGGGCATCTTAGCTCAAGCTTGGGAGTGGTGGAGTTATCAGTGGCTTTGCATCATGTTTTCAACACCCCTGAAGATAAAATTATATGGGATGTTGGTCATCAGgtaatcttttttcttatttatttgctctttttttctaattgaaaattaataggAAAAAGTAAAAGTGTTAACTGTATTCATTGAATTCATTTAGAGAATTTTCTCttgtaacaaaattaaaattttagatttttgctTCCATTTGTACTACTTTTCATTATTTATCAAGTGTTATGATAATACCATGTGTAAAAGGGTCTAAAGAGTAACCAAATTGCAGGCATACCCTCACAAGATTCTCACAGGTAGAAGGTCTAGGATGCACACCATTAGGAAGACTTCAGGACTAGCAGGCTTTCCTAAAAGGGATGAGAGTGTTCATGATGCTTTTGGGGTAGGACACAGTTCTACTAGCATATCTGCTGGTCTTGGTaagattcttatattttaagaccaatacatattttatcaatttttttattaccatgTTATTGGTACGGAGTATTCACCAGCTTTATAAATGACTAATCTTCCTGACCAATAACatggtaataaaaaaatgtgtagatGCATGTATGATGTATCTCACCGTTCTCAATATTGTTAGGCATGGCTGTTGCACGTGATCTATTGGGAAAGAATAACAGCATTATTTCAGTGATTGGAGATGGGGCATTGACAGCAGGCCAAGCTTATGAGGCAATGAACAATGCAGGGTTCCTTGATTCTAACATGATAGTTGTACTTAATGACAACAAACAAGTCTCTTTACCAACTGCCACACTTGATGGTCCTGCAACTCCGGTTGGAGCCCTCAGTAGTGCTTTAAGCAAAATTCAAGCAAGTTCTGAATTCCGCAAACTCAGAGAAGCTGCAAAAGTAAGCCTCTCAAACTTGTATGATATGCGTATTCAACATCATGGTATGTGGCATTAATTTGACTCTAATTTTATCTGCTGAAGACCATCACAAAGCAAATTGGAGGACAAACACATCAGGTTGCAGCAAAAGTAGATGAGTATGCAAGAGGCATGATCAGTGCTTCTGGCTCTACTCTTTTTGAAGAGCTTGGCTTATACTACATAGGTCCTGTGGATGGTCATAACATTGAAGATCTGGTCACCATCTTTGAAAAAGTGAAAGCAATGCCTGCCCCAGGTCCAGTTTTGATTCATGTTGTGACAGAAAAAGGGAAGGGATACCCCCCAGCAGAAAAAGCAGCTGATAGAATGCACGGTGAGAAAGGGACTTAATTCTGTTATCTCTTACCAATATCATGAAGAGGAATTCAAGActtatttgacaaaaaatgattttgaaaacaagttaataataaaactcAATATAAAGTTTTAGATCCAATGTAAAAGTTAATTAAAGTTGTTTCAACTCAATTAAGTTTACACCTAAGACTAAATATGTAAACATTTTACCAAGAACggtaattattattttgcatgATTTTAAATGATCTAACGTGAATCTAATCATGCACTCATTCTATCTCATATTTTAGGTGTAGTTAAGTTTGATCCAAAAACAGGCCATCAGCTTAAGGCCAAGTCCTCTACACTTTCATACACCCAGTACTTTGCTGAATCTTTGATAAAGGAAGCTGAAATAGACAATAAGATAGTGGCTATTCACGCAGCGATGGGTGGTGGTACCGGCCTaaattatttccaaaaaaaGTTTCCTGAGCGCTGTTTCGATGTGGGAATAGCTGAACAACATGCTGTAACATTTGCAGCTGGTTTGGCTGCTGAAGGCCTCAAGCCATTTTGTGCCATTTATTCATCATTCTTGCAACGTGGATATGATCAGGTTAGCCAATATCATTAAATGAAAATAGTCCAAAGCAACTAATTAGTGATTTCTCACTTATGCCAGTTTACATGTAATTCATTACCTGTGACTAAACATTCTCAccaatatgatttattttgggTTTGTAGGTAGTCCATGATGTTGATCTTCAAAAGCTGCCTGTCCGATTTGCTTTGGATAGGGCTGGTTTGGTTGGAGCAGATGGACCAACCCATTGTGGAGCATTTGATATCACTTACATGTCATGCCTACCCAACATGGTGGTTATGGCTCCTTCTGATGAAACTGAACTCATGCACATGGTTGCAACCGCAGCAGCTATAGATGATAGACCAAGCTGCTTTAGATTTCCAAGGGGAAATGGAATTGGAGCCACTCTGCCACTCAATAACAAAGGAACCCCACTTGAGGTGAGAATCAGTAACTAACATGTATTTCCTAAACTGAATCTGAATGATCCGTAGTTAAGCTGTAACACCCCAAATTTTGAGTATTAGAACTAAGTTGGGACGAGACTCTTTGTAaggattttgttattttatcatattagaTTATTACTAGAAATACCTTAGATAATACTGTTATTCATTGTTATTAGAGTCTAATGCAAGAAGTCTATGACTATCTTATGTATTTTCCTTCATGAGTTGTACAACACATTCAAGTGATAACTAACCAATATGtaaagtattttaagttttatttctaTGTAATATTTGTTTATGTTGTGAATAACTTTCGCAAGACGTTGTTTTAGTTTTAACATCTTCGTGTTCCCCAATATCTAAGCGTAGTGATGGTTACTTTCTAGGGTGTTACATAAGCCGCCAATCTGAATTTTCTTTGGTTATGCAGATAGGAAAGGGAAGAATTCTGGTGGAAGGGAGCAGAGTTGCCATTTTGGGATATGGTTCTGTGGTCCAACAATGCAGACAAGCCTCAGAAATGCTTAAGGAACTAGGCATTGATGTGACAGTTGCTGATGCCAGATTTTGCAAACCTTTGGATACTGGTCTCATTAGGCTACTAGCTAAAGAGCATGAAATACTCATCACAGTGGAAGAGGGTTCTATCGGTGGTTTTGGATCACATGTATCACAATTCCTGAGCTTATCTGGTATCCTAGATGGGCCTCTAAAGGTAAACCTTCCTCTATGGAGAAGTCACTCTAAGATTTCATTTTCAGATTATTGTTCCCTTCAGATGTCTCTTTTTTGTGTACTTCTAAGTAAGACCTGTCAGAGAATATTAGATATATTAGCTAAGGATACTTTAGTTATTCCGTCATTgatatatttactcttttgtGCCTTGTATCTATGTTTACAACACTAAAACCCCTTTTGGATTTACCTGCAGTGGAGAGCAATGATGCTTCCTGATAGGTACATTGAGCATGGATCACCCCAAGTTCAGATAGAAGAAGCAGGGCTTTCATCAAAGCAGATTGCAGCCACAGTCTTGTCTCTTATGGAAAGGCCAAAACAAGCTCTTCTGTTCAAATAAAAATGCTAAATGGAATAAAGATCTTCTTGACCTGGGACCTTGAAGATATATCGAATTCTTAGAAGACTTTTTATGTTGACATTGAGAATTAGAGGAAGCTGTAAAT contains:
- the LOC100798930 gene encoding probable 1-deoxy-D-xylulose-5-phosphate synthase 2, chloroplastic; this translates as MAFCGGTFVKPNYSASPCYKYTALSPYHGCRNKFCVRVSASGSADEERTIIKKEKDGWKINYSGEKPATPLLDTVNHPIHMKNLSTQDLEQLAAELRADIVHSVSETGGHLSSSLGVVELSVALHHVFNTPEDKIIWDVGHQAYPHKILTGRRSRMHTIRKTSGLAGFPKRDESVHDAFGVGHSSTSISAGLGMAVARDLLGKNNSIISVIGDGALTAGQAYEAMNNAGFLDSNMIVVLNDNKQVSLPTATLDGPATPVGALSSALSKIQASSEFRKLREAAKTITKQIGGQTHQVAAKVDEYARGMISASGSTLFEELGLYYIGPVDGHNIEDLVTIFEKVKAMPAPGPVLIHVVTEKGKGYPPAEKAADRMHGVVKFDPKTGHQLKAKSSTLSYTQYFAESLIKEAEIDNKIVAIHAAMGGGTGLNYFQKKFPERCFDVGIAEQHAVTFAAGLAAEGLKPFCAIYSSFLQRGYDQVVHDVDLQKLPVRFALDRAGLVGADGPTHCGAFDITYMSCLPNMVVMAPSDETELMHMVATAAAIDDRPSCFRFPRGNGIGATLPLNNKGTPLEIGKGRILVEGSRVAILGYGSVVQQCRQASEMLKELGIDVTVADARFCKPLDTGLIRLLAKEHEILITVEEGSIGGFGSHVSQFLSLSGILDGPLKWRAMMLPDRYIEHGSPQVQIEEAGLSSKQIAATVLSLMERPKQALLFK